A genome region from Babesia bigemina genome assembly Bbig001, chromosome : I includes the following:
- a CDS encoding pre-mRNA processing ribonucleoprotein binding region-containing protein, putative, translated as MVFSNTAQLYRAVQASLVDSFLDDLDDLEREEEAAADVAPSGGSAESKVYDSDEDAPIIDAVAEYFSAEGSAGSSYSAMVTDPVMNGLVERVKALTLESAVDPGELSLIEDCNKAVLEIDNEIINIYNYVRDIYSKRFPKLESIVYSPLDYISVVKRAQNEMDFTKVVLSDLLPNTMIMAVTVAATTSSGSVLSSNVLKEVLIACNDGLLLAEFRNDILVYLESRMTLLAPNVSAIIGSALAARLITQAGGLTTLAKMPSQNIMLVGGSRKGVVVPGVIHSCEIIQNAEPSTRNRAVKLVSGKLSLAAKIDMFKESKDGSMGVHYRNMIIQALQKAQEPPPAPTKKSLPVPDERKSTKRGGRRLRKAKERLATSEFRKYANRLKFGEEAEDEYGLESGSGLGMIGKYTGYGRLRLQHKQTKVQLPKKRQVAMQSSGATNGMSSSLVFTPLQGRPTFVTNKRAAGIELCNPDAAKPAVKKQNSILDNTSGFFKVGKR; from the exons ATGGTATTTTCGAATACTGCCCAGTTATACCGAGCGGTGCAGGCCTCACTGGTGGACTCCTTTCTGGACGACCTCGACGACCTCGAGCGCGAGGAGGAGGCGGCGGCCGACGTCGCCCCTTCGGGCGGCAGCGCCGAGTCCAAGGTCTACGACTCCGACGAAGATGCGCCGATCATCGACGCGGTGGCGGAGTACTTCAGCGCCGAGGGCTCAGCGGGCAGCTCGTACTCGGCGATGGTGACGGACCCCGTGATGAACGGCTTGGTCGAG CGTGTCAAGGCACTCACTCTAGAGAGCGCAGTTGATCCCGGCGAGCTCTCGCTGATCGAGGACTGCAACAAGGCGGTGCTCGAAATCGACAACGAGATCATCAACATTTACAACTACGTGCGCGACATCTACTCCAAGCGCTTCCCAAAGCTGGAATCGATCGTATACTCGCCTCTGGATTACATTTCGGTTGTGAAGCGCGCGCAGAACGAGATG GATTTCACGAAGGTCGTGCTGTCGGACCTGCTTCCGAACACCATGATCATGGCGGTCACCGTGGCTGCCACCACGTCGTCCGGGTCTGTGCtgtcaagcaacgtgcttaAAGAG GTGCTGATTGCCTGCAATGATGGGCTGCTGCTTGCGGAATTTCGCAACGAC ATTCTGGTGTACCTGGAGAGTCGGAtgacgctgctggcgcCCAACGTGAGCGCGATAATCGGGAGCGCCCTGGCCGCTCGCCTGATCACGCAGGCCGGCGGGCTGACCACCCTGGCGAAAATGCCGTCGCAAAACATCATGCTGGTGGGAGGGAGCCGCAAGGGCGTGGTTGTTCCGGGAGTGATCCACTCGTGTGAGATCATCCAGAACGCCGAGCCCTCGACCCGTAACCGCGCCGTGAAACTCGTGTCCGGCAAGCTCTCCCTGGCCGCGAAAATCGACATGTTCAAAGAATCGAAAGACGGCTCCATGGGCGTGCACTATCGCAATATGATCATCCAGGCGCTGCAAAAG GCCCAGGAGCCGCCGCCAGCGCCCACCAAGAAGTCGCTACCGGTGCCAGACGAACGCAAGTCCACCAAGCGCGGCGGCCGCCGTTTGCGCAAGGCCAAGGAGCGACTGGCCACCAGCGAGTTCCGGAAGTACGCCAACCGCCTCAAGTTCGGCGAGGAAGCGGAGGACGAGTACGGCCTCGAGTCCG GGTCTGGGCTGGGCATGATCGGCAAGTACACCGGCTACGGAAGGCTAAGGCTTCAGCACAAGCAGACGAAGGTGCAGCTAC CGAAGAAGCGACAGGTTGCCATGCAGAGCAGCGGCGCAACCAACGGAATGTCCTCATCCTTGGTGTTCACGCCGCTACAGGGTAGGCCAACATTTGTCACCAACAAGCGCGCCGCAGGAATCGAGTTGTGCAACCCCGACGCGGCGAAACCGGCCGTGAAGAAGCAGAACTCGATACTGGACAACACCAGCGGGTTTTTCAAGGTCGGCAAACGCTAA